One part of the Halopenitus persicus genome encodes these proteins:
- a CDS encoding MBL fold metallo-hydrolase, with amino-acid sequence MEVTLLGTGDTTGTPTVGCDCDTCTAARDRGISRSRFSVHVRHEGTDESLLVDFSPDFRQQFLDNDVPLPDAGLVTHIHFDHLDGLGNAYRVFDALTVHAPDEVDPVTDESVADTVRRKYDYLEDRIGVAAHDPFEPFETCGFEVRFVPVDHPPLVCYGVAIEEPETGAKLSLTGDSSYDVPAESREVLADPDLLLADAIVPASLCEHHPMGGRHERTDGTPRTFGTKHMTREGALDLADELNATETRLVHLAHFYPVDEAFEEPLAVDGERYRLS; translated from the coding sequence ATGGAGGTCACGCTGCTCGGCACCGGCGACACCACCGGGACGCCGACCGTCGGCTGCGACTGTGACACCTGTACGGCCGCCCGCGACCGGGGGATCTCCCGCTCCCGGTTCTCCGTCCACGTTCGCCACGAGGGAACCGACGAGTCGCTGCTGGTCGACTTCAGCCCCGACTTCCGCCAGCAGTTCCTCGACAACGACGTCCCGCTGCCGGACGCCGGGCTCGTCACGCACATCCACTTCGACCACCTCGACGGGCTGGGGAACGCCTACCGCGTCTTCGACGCGCTCACCGTCCACGCTCCCGACGAGGTCGACCCCGTCACCGACGAGAGCGTCGCCGACACCGTCCGCCGGAAGTACGATTACCTCGAGGACCGGATCGGCGTCGCGGCTCACGACCCGTTCGAGCCCTTCGAGACCTGCGGGTTCGAGGTCCGGTTCGTCCCGGTCGACCACCCGCCGCTGGTCTGCTACGGCGTCGCGATCGAGGAGCCCGAAACGGGCGCGAAACTGTCGCTGACCGGCGACTCGAGCTACGACGTCCCCGCGGAGTCGCGGGAGGTTCTCGCCGACCCCGACCTGCTGCTGGCCGACGCCATCGTCCCCGCCTCGCTGTGTGAACACCACCCGATGGGCGGCCGTCACGAGCGCACGGACGGCACGCCGCGCACCTTCGGCACGAAGCACATGACCCGCGAAGGGGCCCTCGATCTGGCCGACGAGTTGAACGCGACCGAGACGCGGCTGGTCCACCTCGCGCACTTCTACCCGGTCGACGAGGCCTTCGAGGAGCCGCTCGCGGTCGACGGCGAACGATACCGGTTGAGCTGA
- the serS gene encoding serine--tRNA ligase has product MLSRQFVRENPETVREALRNKGVDVDLDRILEIDEEWRERKSHGDDLRHERNEVSSRIGELKQAGDEAAAQEAIERSQELKTELQEIEERADELEAELEAALLELPQIPDESVPVGDDESENVERRREMFDDLRELPATVTPHYDLGEELGILEFDRATKVSGGGFYFAMGEGARLEHALVQFMLDVHREQGYRDVFPPLPVASRSMEGTGQFPKFTEDAYRIEGSNEEPYDEDDLWLLPTAEVPVTNLHREEILLSEDLPLKYQAYSPNFRQEAGEHGTETRGIVRVHQFNKVEMVNFVRPEESAERFEGLLDEAEEVLRRLKLPYRILEMCTGDLGFTQAKKYDIEVWAPADDMAEGPDRGGRWLEVSSVSNFEDFQARRADIKYREEHHESAEYLHTLNGSGLAVPRIVVAILEYYQNPDGTVTVPEALRPYMGGQERIEGHDPVGESALGSDD; this is encoded by the coding sequence ATGCTGTCGCGTCAATTCGTCCGGGAGAACCCGGAGACGGTCCGCGAGGCCCTGCGGAACAAGGGCGTCGACGTCGACCTCGATCGGATCCTCGAGATCGACGAGGAGTGGCGGGAGCGCAAATCGCACGGGGACGACCTCCGTCACGAGCGCAACGAGGTCTCCTCGCGGATCGGCGAGTTGAAACAGGCCGGCGACGAGGCGGCGGCCCAGGAAGCGATCGAGCGCTCCCAGGAGCTCAAAACCGAGCTACAGGAGATCGAAGAGCGCGCCGACGAGCTGGAGGCCGAACTGGAGGCGGCGCTGCTGGAGCTGCCGCAGATCCCGGACGAGTCGGTGCCGGTCGGCGACGACGAGTCCGAGAACGTCGAGCGCCGCCGCGAGATGTTCGACGACCTGCGCGAGCTGCCCGCGACGGTGACCCCGCATTACGACCTCGGCGAGGAGCTCGGGATCCTCGAGTTCGACCGCGCGACGAAGGTCTCCGGCGGCGGCTTCTACTTCGCGATGGGCGAGGGCGCCCGGCTCGAGCACGCGCTCGTGCAGTTCATGCTCGACGTCCACCGCGAGCAGGGCTACCGCGACGTCTTCCCGCCGCTGCCGGTCGCCAGCCGGTCGATGGAGGGAACCGGCCAGTTCCCGAAGTTCACCGAGGACGCCTACCGGATCGAGGGCTCGAACGAGGAGCCATACGACGAGGACGACCTGTGGCTGCTCCCGACCGCGGAGGTCCCCGTCACCAACCTCCACCGCGAGGAGATCCTCCTCTCGGAGGACCTCCCGCTGAAGTACCAGGCCTACTCGCCGAATTTCCGCCAGGAGGCCGGCGAACACGGCACCGAGACGCGCGGGATCGTCCGGGTCCACCAGTTCAACAAGGTCGAGATGGTGAACTTCGTCCGCCCCGAGGAGAGCGCCGAGCGGTTCGAGGGGCTCCTCGACGAGGCCGAGGAGGTCCTCCGCCGGCTCAAGCTCCCCTACCGGATCCTCGAGATGTGTACCGGCGACCTCGGCTTCACGCAGGCGAAGAAATACGACATCGAGGTGTGGGCGCCCGCCGACGACATGGCCGAGGGCCCCGACCGCGGCGGACGGTGGCTTGAGGTCTCCAGCGTCTCGAACTTCGAGGACTTCCAGGCGCGCCGTGCGGACATCAAATATCGCGAGGAGCACCACGAGTCGGCCGAGTACCTCCACACGCTCAACGGGTCCGGCCTCGCCGTGCCCCGCATCGTCGTCGCGATCCTGGAGTACTACCAGAACCCCGACGGGACGGTCACGGTCCCCGAGGCGCTCCGGCCGTACATGGGCGGCCAGGAGCGGATCGAGGGCCACGATCCGGTCGGCGAGTCCGCGCTCGGGTCGGACGACTGA
- a CDS encoding YcaO-like family protein, with translation MDIGLVGDGPAIEAVEAALGDVEVNVLPMDADPDLLSGVDFAVVAATTGDPAFAAASEALDAWTAVEVGGVGGHPIEGIDAAVTVLDATCYDCLRARVAAGDPETADRPTGVRSAVRYAGAVAGRRTIAFLSEGSDGPGDAVVEIPGPERTLLPAPGCGCAEETATADSRSTAVPRTHRESALGETLDRAERAVDDRVGPIAEVGERESFPVPYYIAGTADTRGFSDARAAEFAAGVDVDWDAAFMKALGEGLERYAAGVYRSVDHERAPASGVENPVRPADFVTPDPVALDPTDPIPWVPGTRLDADERVHLPAEFVRFPPPSDRFRPAITTGLGLGSSGVDALLSGLYETIERDATMTAWYSTFDPLELSVEGLTNWVDDDRGGRGEGSRSGDDAAGSEGPTDDAVETEGPTDDATALVELRKRARAEDLTIETLLVTTDVDVPVVAAGVHREGDWPRFAAGSAADLDPLAAARSAVSEALQNWMELRSMGPDAAAEQGGAIGHHASFPDETRAFFDPAVSVDSGTVGEPTLDGTAELDAVLDRIGEAGLTAYATRLTTRDLEALGFEATRVLVPAAQPLFTGEPFFGDRARSVPETMGFEPDLDRAYHPFP, from the coding sequence ATGGATATCGGTCTCGTCGGCGACGGTCCCGCGATCGAGGCGGTCGAGGCGGCGCTCGGCGACGTCGAAGTGAACGTCCTCCCGATGGACGCCGACCCGGACCTCCTCTCGGGGGTCGACTTCGCCGTCGTCGCGGCCACGACCGGCGATCCGGCCTTCGCCGCCGCCAGCGAGGCGCTCGACGCCTGGACCGCGGTCGAGGTCGGCGGGGTCGGCGGCCATCCGATCGAGGGGATCGACGCCGCGGTGACGGTGCTGGACGCGACGTGTTACGACTGCCTCCGCGCACGCGTCGCCGCGGGCGATCCCGAGACGGCGGATCGGCCCACCGGCGTCCGGTCGGCGGTCCGGTACGCCGGTGCGGTGGCCGGCCGACGCACGATCGCCTTCCTGTCCGAGGGGTCCGATGGCCCCGGCGACGCCGTCGTCGAGATCCCCGGCCCGGAGCGAACCCTGCTTCCCGCCCCGGGCTGTGGGTGTGCCGAGGAGACGGCCACCGCCGACTCCCGCTCGACCGCAGTTCCACGAACGCACCGCGAGTCGGCGCTCGGCGAGACGCTCGACCGCGCGGAGCGCGCGGTCGACGACCGGGTTGGCCCGATCGCGGAGGTCGGGGAACGCGAATCGTTCCCGGTGCCGTACTACATCGCGGGGACGGCCGACACCCGCGGCTTCAGCGACGCGCGGGCGGCGGAGTTCGCGGCCGGCGTCGACGTCGACTGGGACGCCGCCTTCATGAAGGCGCTCGGCGAGGGGCTCGAGCGGTACGCGGCCGGCGTGTATCGGTCAGTGGACCACGAACGGGCGCCCGCGAGCGGGGTCGAGAACCCGGTTCGGCCTGCCGACTTCGTCACGCCGGACCCGGTCGCCCTCGACCCGACGGACCCGATCCCGTGGGTGCCCGGCACCCGCCTGGACGCCGACGAGCGCGTGCACCTCCCCGCGGAGTTCGTGCGCTTCCCGCCGCCTTCGGACCGATTCCGCCCCGCCATCACCACCGGCCTCGGCCTCGGATCCTCCGGGGTGGACGCGCTGCTGTCCGGGCTCTACGAGACGATCGAACGCGACGCGACGATGACCGCGTGGTACTCGACGTTCGATCCCCTCGAGCTGTCCGTGGAGGGCCTCACGAACTGGGTCGACGATGATCGCGGTGGACGGGGCGAGGGGTCACGGTCGGGCGACGACGCAGCCGGATCCGAAGGACCAACCGACGACGCAGTCGAAACCGAGGGACCGACCGACGACGCGACGGCACTGGTCGAGCTCCGCAAGCGAGCCCGCGCGGAGGATCTGACGATCGAGACCCTGCTCGTGACGACGGACGTCGACGTCCCGGTCGTCGCCGCGGGCGTCCACCGCGAGGGCGACTGGCCGCGGTTCGCCGCCGGGTCGGCCGCCGACCTCGATCCCCTCGCGGCGGCCCGGTCGGCCGTCTCCGAGGCGCTTCAAAACTGGATGGAGCTCCGGTCGATGGGCCCCGACGCGGCCGCCGAGCAGGGCGGGGCGATCGGCCATCACGCCTCGTTCCCGGACGAGACGCGGGCGTTCTTCGATCCGGCCGTCTCCGTGGACTCGGGAACCGTGGGTGAACCGACCCTTGACGGAACCGCGGAGCTGGACGCCGTCCTGGACCGGATCGGGGAGGCCGGCCTGACGGCGTACGCGACGCGGCTGACCACCCGCGACCTCGAGGCGCTCGGGTTCGAGGCGACGCGCGTCCTCGTTCCGGCGGCCCAGCCGCTTTTCACCGGCGAGCCGTTCTTCGGCGACCGGGCCCGGTCGGTCCCGGAGACGATGGGGTTCGAGCCCGACCTCGACCGAGCGTATCACCCGTTTCCGTAG
- a CDS encoding mechanosensitive ion channel family protein, producing MDSTAIVLASPVTETVPEWARVPGVELLLAVAVLAVGVWLSKLLVRLLGRPVARRFHRQSVAQTILRGVRVTTVITALFLAGWVAGLGLPDLVLSVTVFSAVVGVVLAPLIGNVINGLFVLADQPFEIGDMIELDDGRRGFVEDITIRYTKVITLDNTFLVIPNSNTRGRDITNYSAEDERTRLSLELLVTYECDVDEARRLMERAARDCEGVIDGGPDIRIGTARYVARPDCRLAEYGDDGILLRLRYWAKKPYKINKLQSQVNSRIWELIADADVEVAYPHRHLVFDETSGVARVGVPIDDDADVDPDGPVDPEAVVDGGDTTPTPSEDTTPTPSEDTTTSFSEGPADSR from the coding sequence ATGGACTCCACGGCGATCGTGCTCGCCTCGCCGGTGACCGAGACGGTGCCCGAGTGGGCGCGGGTTCCCGGCGTCGAGCTGCTCCTCGCCGTGGCAGTGCTCGCCGTCGGGGTGTGGCTCTCGAAGCTGTTGGTGCGGCTTCTCGGGCGTCCGGTCGCCCGCCGGTTCCATCGCCAGAGCGTCGCGCAGACGATCCTTCGCGGTGTCCGCGTCACGACCGTGATCACGGCGCTGTTCCTGGCCGGCTGGGTCGCGGGTCTCGGCCTGCCCGACCTGGTGTTGTCGGTCACCGTCTTCTCGGCCGTGGTGGGCGTCGTCCTCGCGCCGCTCATCGGGAACGTCATCAACGGCCTGTTCGTGCTCGCCGATCAACCCTTCGAGATCGGTGATATGATCGAGCTCGACGACGGCCGCCGTGGGTTCGTTGAGGACATCACCATCCGCTACACGAAGGTGATCACCCTCGACAACACCTTCCTCGTGATCCCGAACTCGAACACGCGAGGGCGGGACATCACGAACTACTCGGCGGAGGACGAACGGACGCGGCTCTCGCTCGAGCTGCTCGTCACCTACGAGTGCGACGTCGACGAGGCGCGTCGGCTGATGGAGCGGGCCGCTCGTGACTGCGAGGGCGTCATCGATGGCGGCCCCGACATCCGGATCGGAACGGCGCGGTACGTCGCTCGCCCCGATTGCCGGCTCGCCGAGTACGGTGACGACGGGATCCTTCTGCGGCTCCGCTACTGGGCGAAGAAGCCGTACAAGATCAACAAGCTCCAGTCGCAGGTGAACTCCCGCATCTGGGAGCTGATCGCCGACGCCGACGTCGAGGTCGCCTACCCGCACCGCCACCTCGTCTTCGACGAGACCAGCGGCGTGGCGCGGGTCGGCGTTCCGATCGACGACGACGCGGACGTGGACCCCGATGGGCCCGTCGATCCCGAAGCCGTCGTCGATGGCGGGGACACCACGCCCACACCCTCGGAGGACACCACGCCCACACCCTCGGAGGACACCACGACTTCATTCTCAGAGGGGCCCGCCGACTCCCGGTGA
- a CDS encoding proteasome assembly chaperone family protein, translating into MSDSRRRDPSFEITHESDPSDVLVAGFSNYGLAGLTAVNYLVDTLDLHETGHVTAEGFPSITPFENGRPRHPTRLFSRDDLELTVLVGELLVPVQLGESFARSILEWTGANGVSEVVVLSGVPVPHGPEGHRTYYVATDDYREHRLEDAGIEGMASGFLDGTNAALLERGIDSSLEVCVYVTPVHAQVPDVEAAIRLVETVTTVYDVEIDSGPLEAFAAEIQQYYADLAERMEEEQADLPDDRMYM; encoded by the coding sequence ATGTCCGACTCCCGTCGACGCGATCCGAGCTTCGAGATCACACACGAATCCGACCCGAGCGACGTGCTGGTGGCCGGGTTCTCGAACTACGGACTGGCGGGACTGACGGCGGTCAACTACCTGGTCGACACGCTCGACCTCCACGAGACGGGCCACGTCACCGCCGAAGGGTTCCCGTCGATCACGCCATTCGAGAACGGCCGACCGCGCCACCCGACGCGGCTGTTCTCCCGTGACGACCTCGAGCTCACCGTGCTGGTCGGGGAGCTGCTCGTCCCCGTCCAGCTCGGCGAGTCCTTCGCGCGGTCGATCCTCGAATGGACCGGCGCCAACGGGGTCTCTGAGGTCGTCGTGCTCTCGGGGGTGCCGGTACCGCACGGGCCGGAGGGACACCGGACCTACTACGTCGCGACCGACGACTACCGCGAGCACCGGCTCGAGGACGCCGGAATCGAGGGGATGGCGTCGGGCTTTCTGGACGGGACGAACGCGGCGCTGCTCGAGCGCGGGATCGACTCCTCGCTGGAGGTTTGCGTATACGTGACGCCGGTCCACGCACAGGTCCCCGACGTCGAGGCCGCGATCCGGCTCGTCGAGACGGTCACGACCGTCTACGACGTCGAGATCGATTCGGGGCCGCTGGAGGCGTTCGCCGCCGAGATACAGCAGTACTACGCCGATCTGGCCGAACGGATGGAGGAGGAGCAAGCCGACCTCCCGGACGACAGGATGTACATGTAG